Proteins from a single region of Natrinema salifodinae:
- a CDS encoding NAD(P)H-dependent oxidoreductase, producing the protein MNVLLVLGHPRTDSFCGALADAYVEGARQAGVDVRRLDLADMEFDPHVRTERPEEQPLEEDLVEAQRRIEWADHLAFVYPNWWGTMPALLKGFFDRVFTPGFAFSFYDEGEGAGRRKLLDDKTAELIVTMDTPGWVYRWILRRPGTNAVKRATLGYAGVRTTRATNVGPIEDSDSADRQAWLDDARELGRSLADGPESPATRAKRRIATWLTALRLQFYPMAWIAYAVGALAATGSSDVFSTAVFWAGFCFLFFLEAATVLSNEYYDYETDRRNTFAGPFTGGSRVLVDGALDRASLRRGIYVALVLAAGAALAVLALVAGSLLATAALLGGLASLALGYTAPPLRLAYRTLGELDVAATHSVGVLLCGFVFLGGSWRDPTPWLLGLPFLLSIVPAITLAGLPDVAADRAADKETIAVRFGVDGAAAVATAAALLAALAGLALQVTGAVPAAYDPLVSGSVPHAIAIAWLVRTRVDPAAMPARIDGLMVASLSYIAWFGVVPLVGLL; encoded by the coding sequence ATGAACGTCCTGCTCGTTCTGGGGCATCCGCGGACCGATAGCTTCTGTGGCGCCCTAGCCGACGCGTACGTCGAGGGCGCCCGCCAGGCGGGCGTCGACGTCCGCCGACTCGACCTGGCGGACATGGAGTTCGATCCGCACGTCCGCACCGAGCGCCCGGAGGAGCAGCCGCTCGAGGAGGATCTGGTCGAGGCCCAGCGGCGGATCGAGTGGGCGGACCACCTCGCGTTCGTCTATCCGAACTGGTGGGGGACGATGCCGGCGTTGCTCAAGGGATTTTTCGACCGCGTCTTCACCCCCGGCTTCGCGTTCTCGTTTTACGACGAGGGCGAGGGCGCGGGCCGCCGGAAGCTGCTGGACGACAAAACCGCCGAACTGATCGTGACGATGGACACGCCCGGGTGGGTCTATCGCTGGATCCTTCGCCGACCCGGCACCAACGCCGTCAAGCGCGCTACCCTCGGGTACGCGGGCGTCCGGACCACGCGCGCCACGAACGTCGGTCCGATCGAGGACTCGGACTCGGCGGACCGCCAGGCGTGGCTGGACGACGCGCGGGAACTCGGACGCAGCCTGGCCGACGGGCCCGAGTCGCCCGCGACGCGAGCGAAGCGCCGAATCGCGACGTGGCTCACGGCCCTCCGCCTTCAGTTCTACCCGATGGCGTGGATCGCCTACGCCGTCGGCGCGCTGGCCGCGACCGGGTCGAGCGACGTCTTCTCTACGGCGGTCTTCTGGGCCGGCTTTTGCTTTCTCTTCTTCCTCGAGGCGGCGACCGTGTTGAGCAACGAGTACTACGATTACGAGACTGACCGCCGGAACACCTTCGCGGGGCCGTTCACCGGCGGCTCGCGGGTGCTGGTCGACGGCGCCCTCGATCGGGCGTCGCTCCGTCGCGGCATTTATGTCGCCCTCGTCCTCGCCGCAGGCGCCGCGCTCGCCGTCCTCGCGCTCGTCGCCGGCTCGCTCCTCGCGACGGCCGCGCTGCTGGGCGGCCTGGCGAGCCTGGCGCTCGGGTACACGGCGCCGCCCCTGCGGTTGGCCTACCGTACGCTCGGCGAACTCGACGTGGCTGCGACCCACAGCGTCGGCGTCCTGCTATGTGGGTTCGTCTTCCTCGGCGGGTCGTGGCGCGATCCGACGCCGTGGCTGCTGGGACTGCCGTTCCTGCTGTCGATCGTCCCGGCGATCACCCTCGCCGGCCTGCCGGACGTCGCGGCCGACCGCGCCGCCGACAAGGAGACGATCGCCGTCCGGTTCGGTGTCGACGGAGCCGCGGCGGTCGCGACCGCCGCAGCGCTGCTCGCGGCCCTCGCCGGGTTAGCCCTGCAGGTCACCGGCGCGGTCCCGGCAGCCTACGATCCGCTCGTCTCCGGTAGCGTCCCCCACGCGATCGCGATCGCCTGGCTCGTTCGAACGCGCGTCGACCCGGCCGCGATGCCGGCCCGGATCGACGGGCTGATGGTTGCGTCGTTGAGCTACATCGCCTGGTTCGGCGTCGTGCCGTTGGTCGGGCTGCTCTGA
- a CDS encoding HFX_2341 family transcriptional regulator has product MQTHIVPVGFDYDRLIAPLVRDQIDVDSVILLEGAVGSEANVEYSRHLSEKLETDFTNLLGAETERFVLEDVYDYDEAFEQAYELITAELDAGNEVWVNVAAMPRTVSFAFANAAHSLMVERQEDREGIHTYYTAPEKYLETELAEELREQIALLEDLRGDGDDAAGIEDDRLADRLASARDLLAEFDERGTTIGAKEIDGKHIVELPVASFSNVKPFEELILYKLGEDGEFDSVSELAESLARELNEEYTDSFRSKVIYNVDRLGPGGKGYIEREEHGKSYRTRLSRIGELWVRAHSDNGPDE; this is encoded by the coding sequence ATGCAAACCCACATCGTCCCGGTCGGCTTCGACTACGACCGGCTGATCGCGCCGCTCGTGCGCGATCAGATCGACGTCGACAGCGTGATCTTACTGGAGGGGGCCGTCGGCAGCGAGGCCAACGTCGAGTACTCGCGGCATCTCTCGGAGAAACTCGAGACCGACTTCACGAACCTGCTGGGCGCCGAGACCGAACGGTTCGTCCTCGAAGACGTCTACGACTACGACGAGGCCTTCGAGCAGGCCTACGAACTCATCACCGCGGAACTCGACGCGGGCAACGAGGTCTGGGTCAACGTCGCCGCGATGCCCCGAACCGTGAGCTTCGCCTTCGCCAACGCCGCCCACTCGCTGATGGTCGAGCGCCAGGAGGACCGCGAGGGGATCCACACCTACTACACCGCCCCCGAGAAGTACTTGGAGACCGAACTCGCCGAGGAACTCCGCGAACAGATCGCGCTGCTCGAGGACCTCCGCGGGGACGGCGACGACGCCGCGGGGATCGAGGACGACCGGCTCGCAGACCGCCTGGCGAGCGCCCGCGACCTCTTGGCCGAGTTCGACGAGCGCGGAACGACCATCGGTGCCAAGGAAATCGACGGCAAGCACATCGTCGAACTCCCGGTCGCCTCCTTCTCGAACGTCAAGCCCTTCGAGGAACTCATCCTCTACAAGCTCGGCGAGGACGGCGAGTTCGACTCCGTCTCGGAACTGGCCGAATCGCTAGCCCGCGAACTCAACGAGGAGTACACCGACAGCTTCCGCTCGAAGGTGATCTACAACGTCGACCGCCTGGGCCCCGGTGGCAAGGGCTACATCGAGCGCGAGGAACACGGGAAGTCCTATCGGACCAGGCTCTCTCGGATCGGCGAACTGTGGGTGCGGGCCCACTCCGATAACGGGCCCGACGAGTGA
- a CDS encoding sulfatase-like hydrolase/transferase, whose translation MDLGPEKYNISTFIEACRNPEKFKYEIKERYGDVTKHVFYRKYGRPTNIMEADWDNLLILDACRFDYFSEYNSIEGDLNAAVSVASTSNEFMQKTFANGTFHDTVYVSANGFSHHLADDTFHEFVSTYPESQRDVLDSELYRNYHPEVVCDEAIDAHERNQDKRLLVHFMQPHGPYFGPKAEALRERLRANHGIEFSAWASDTDVTSRSSGMVYLLDAAERGYVSSDEIREVYVENLELVLDYVRRFLERVDGKTVVTADHGELLGEATNLYTRLTGNRYEHPGYVWVPELRIVPWLVVESGERRETVSERPAETDAVHEDVVEEHLQALGYTS comes from the coding sequence ATGGATCTGGGCCCCGAAAAGTACAATATCTCTACTTTCATCGAAGCATGTAGGAACCCGGAAAAATTCAAATACGAGATCAAAGAACGGTACGGCGACGTAACGAAGCACGTCTTCTATCGGAAGTACGGGCGCCCAACCAACATCATGGAAGCGGACTGGGACAATTTGCTCATCTTGGACGCCTGTCGATTCGATTACTTCTCCGAATACAATTCCATAGAGGGGGACTTGAACGCCGCCGTGTCCGTCGCGTCGACGAGCAACGAGTTTATGCAGAAGACGTTCGCCAACGGGACGTTCCACGATACGGTCTACGTTTCAGCCAACGGGTTTTCGCATCACCTCGCGGACGACACCTTCCACGAATTCGTCTCTACGTACCCCGAGTCCCAACGAGACGTCCTCGATAGCGAACTCTACCGGAACTACCATCCCGAGGTCGTTTGCGACGAGGCCATCGACGCTCACGAACGGAATCAGGACAAGCGATTGCTCGTCCATTTCATGCAGCCCCACGGCCCGTATTTCGGCCCGAAAGCCGAGGCGCTGCGCGAGCGGCTCCGAGCAAACCACGGCATCGAATTCTCCGCGTGGGCGTCCGACACTGACGTGACCAGCCGTTCGAGCGGCATGGTGTACCTGCTGGATGCCGCCGAACGCGGCTACGTCTCTTCGGACGAAATTCGGGAGGTGTACGTCGAGAATCTGGAACTGGTCCTCGACTACGTCCGGCGGTTCCTCGAACGGGTAGACGGAAAGACCGTCGTCACCGCCGACCACGGAGAACTGCTCGGCGAGGCGACGAACCTCTATACCAGGCTGACGGGCAACCGGTACGAACACCCGGGGTACGTCTGGGTACCGGAACTGCGAATCGTTCCCTGGTTGGTCGTCGAATCGGGAGAGCGGCGCGAGACCGTCTCGGAACGGCCCGCCGAAACGGACGCCGTTCACGAAGACGTGGTCGAGGAACACCTCCAGGCGTTAGGCTACACGTCCTGA
- a CDS encoding DUF7860 family protein, whose amino-acid sequence MAHYSSSDYPRLTKTGFFLGLALFVIGAGSELVGHALFGSLPQWENTLFFALTIVGFLIGFFSPFVFGILLPLTE is encoded by the coding sequence ATGGCACATTACAGTAGCTCCGATTACCCGCGACTAACGAAGACCGGGTTCTTCCTCGGTCTCGCGCTGTTCGTCATCGGCGCGGGCAGCGAGCTCGTCGGTCACGCGCTGTTCGGCTCGCTGCCCCAGTGGGAGAACACGCTGTTCTTCGCGCTGACGATTGTTGGATTCCTCATTGGCTTCTTCTCTCCGTTCGTGTTCGGCATTCTCCTGCCTCTGACCGAGTGA